The following proteins come from a genomic window of Archocentrus centrarchus isolate MPI-CPG fArcCen1 chromosome 3, fArcCen1, whole genome shotgun sequence:
- the LOC115778248 gene encoding AP-3 complex subunit sigma-2-like, with product MIKAILIFNNHGKPRLIRFYQYFAEDMQQQIIRETFHLVSKRDDNVCNFLEGGSLIGGSDYKLIYRHYATLYFVFCVDSSESELGILDLIQVSCCFVEWLFRNI from the exons ATGATTAAAGCCATACTGATTTTTAACAACCACGGGAAGCCGCGGCTGATCAGATTCTATCAGTATTTT GCAGAGGACATGCAGCAGCAAATCATTCGGGAGACTTTTCATTTGGTATCTAAAAGAGACGACAACGTCTGCAACTTCTTGGAGGGTGGAAG TCTCATTGGTGGTTCCGACTACAAGCTGATTTACCGACACTACGCCACTCTCTACTTTGTCTTCTGTGTGGACTCGTCGGAGAGTGAACTCGGCATACTGGACCTTATCCAGgtcagctgctgctttgttgAATGGCTCTTTAGAAATATTTAA